One region of Malania oleifera isolate guangnan ecotype guangnan chromosome 6, ASM2987363v1, whole genome shotgun sequence genomic DNA includes:
- the LOC131157685 gene encoding uncharacterized protein LOC131157685 isoform X1: MESWLPLFDIFMNSPSPEAEASMWLQRSFDASSTATPITTNSFLSLLTKPSDAIVLDSSSSSSSSSAPHRKRVMWIQTLPNAVQSRILSFLVYDRQRFCAQDLCKLARNILSESRGLDFWVEKAARHLLDFVSESNYRWISNLSLDSAEERVDEEFESLPDWLKEAAGTSDVLLPWLHVSSDELDSRACFSTGGDDSDSLADVGEDEEEKFIEVEPVVKTGSPTNAPLDPEIKKMAACLKSRILTYESTSVTVGLANEIHELCFNRGADAFAVLGLIEPWNTDDETASILISHLSNGSEEELGWPSQVLCSIILPKLFMLDKPASRVLVTSIIEYCRRHQRAAVYALLFPLILRDGGINHPICDVITRIIRECLHPAHVSAFCQKLLCGDVAEERKIICLPCHKCVISNELVWTESLFNLFQNILNHNVCLTSDSIHHLVLRTRELAERFSKSLKFGNYLLCLLNKCSMSLKSHKLLLTETIEQTDTLVTKSLLSKLASL; encoded by the exons ATGGAGTCATGGCTTCCACTCTTCGACATTTTCATGAATTCGCCATCACCTGAAGCAGAAGCATCTATGTGGTTGCAACGATCCTTTGATGCCTCCTCGACTGCCACCCCCATCACCACAaattctttcctttctttgcttaCAAAACCCTCCGACGCTATTGTCcttgattcttcttcttcttcttcttcttcttcagctcCTCACAGAAAGAG GGTTATGTGGATACAAACCTTGCCAAATGCAGTTCAGTCTCGGATTCTCTCGTTTCTTGTTTACGACCGCCAGAGATTCTGCGCCCAAGACTTGTGTAAACTTGCCCGCAACATATTGAGCGAGAGTCGAGGGCTCGACTTTTGGGTCGAGAAAGCTGCACGCCACCTGCTTGATTTTGTGTCAGAGTCGAATTACAGATGGATTTCTAATCTGAGTTTGGATTCTGCTGAAGAAAGGGTTGACGAAGAGTTCGAGTCGTTGCCAGATTGGCTCAAGGAAGCAGCGGGTACTAGTGATGTGCTCCTTCCATGGCTTCATGTGTCTTCTGATGAATTGGATTCAAGAGCATGTTTCAGTACTGGTGGAGATGATTCTGATTCATTGGCTGATGTAGGAGAGGATGAAGAAGAAAAATTTATCGAAGTTGAACCAGTGGTTAAGACTGGTAGTCCTACAAATGCTCCCCTTGATCCCGAAATTAAAAAGATGGCTGCTTGTTTGAAATCACGGATATTGACCTATGAATCCACTTCCGTAACAGTTGGCTTAGCAAATGAAATTCACGAACTCTGCTTCAACAGAGGAGCAGATGCTTTTGCAGTTCTTGGTCTGATTGAACCTTGGAATACAGATGATGAGACTGCCTCGATTCTAATTTCCCATCTTTCAAATGGAAGCGAGGAGGAACTTGGTTGGCCAAGCCAGGTTCTCTGCTCAATTATCCTCCCCAAATTGTTCATGCTAGACAAGCCTGCCTCTCGCGTGCTAGTGACTTCAATAATAGAGTACTGCAGGAGGCATCAGAGGGCTGCTGTATATGCACTCTTGTTCCCCCTGATCCTCCGGGATGGAGGCATCAACCACCCCATCTGTGATGTGATCACAAGGATTATTAGGGAATGCTTGCACCCGGCTCATGTTTCTGCTTTCTGCCAGAAGCTTCTGTGCGGTGACGTGGCAGAAGAGAGGAAAATCATTTGCCTTCCCTGCCACAAATGTGTAATTTCCAATGAACTGGTATGGACAGAATCATTGTTTAATCTGTTCCAAAACATCTTGAATCATAATGTTTGTTTAACCTCAGATTCCATCCATCATCTTGTTCTTCGTACACGGGAGTTAGCTGAGAGGTTTTCTAAATCTCTGAAGTTTGGAAATTATTTGTTGTGTTTACTTAACAAATGTTCTATGTCGTTGAAATCTCATAAGCTTCTGTTAACTGAAACAATTGAGCAGACCGATACTCTTGTTACCAAATCTTTGTTGTCAAAACTGGCAAGCTTGTAG
- the LOC131157685 gene encoding uncharacterized protein LOC131157685 isoform X2 produces MESWLPLFDIFMNSPSPEAEASMWLQRSFDASSTATPITTNSFLSLLTKPSDAIVLDSSSSSSSSSAPHRKRVMWIQTLPNAVQSRILSFLVYDRQRFCAQDLCKLARNILSESRGLDFWVEKAARHLLDFVSESNYRWISNLSLDSAEERVDEEFESLPDWLKEAAGTSDVLLPWLHVSSDELDSRACFSTGGDDSDSLADVGEDEEEKFIEVEPVVKTGSPTNAPLDPEIKKMAACLKSRILTYESTSVTVGLANEIHELCFNRGADAFAVLGLIEPWNTDDETASILISHLSNGSEEELGWPSQVLCSIILPKLFMLDKPASRVLVTSIIEYCRRHQRAAVYALLFPLILRDGGINHPICDVITRIIRECLHPAHVSAFCQKLLCGDVAEERKIICLPCHKCVISNELPP; encoded by the exons ATGGAGTCATGGCTTCCACTCTTCGACATTTTCATGAATTCGCCATCACCTGAAGCAGAAGCATCTATGTGGTTGCAACGATCCTTTGATGCCTCCTCGACTGCCACCCCCATCACCACAaattctttcctttctttgcttaCAAAACCCTCCGACGCTATTGTCcttgattcttcttcttcttcttcttcttcttcagctcCTCACAGAAAGAG GGTTATGTGGATACAAACCTTGCCAAATGCAGTTCAGTCTCGGATTCTCTCGTTTCTTGTTTACGACCGCCAGAGATTCTGCGCCCAAGACTTGTGTAAACTTGCCCGCAACATATTGAGCGAGAGTCGAGGGCTCGACTTTTGGGTCGAGAAAGCTGCACGCCACCTGCTTGATTTTGTGTCAGAGTCGAATTACAGATGGATTTCTAATCTGAGTTTGGATTCTGCTGAAGAAAGGGTTGACGAAGAGTTCGAGTCGTTGCCAGATTGGCTCAAGGAAGCAGCGGGTACTAGTGATGTGCTCCTTCCATGGCTTCATGTGTCTTCTGATGAATTGGATTCAAGAGCATGTTTCAGTACTGGTGGAGATGATTCTGATTCATTGGCTGATGTAGGAGAGGATGAAGAAGAAAAATTTATCGAAGTTGAACCAGTGGTTAAGACTGGTAGTCCTACAAATGCTCCCCTTGATCCCGAAATTAAAAAGATGGCTGCTTGTTTGAAATCACGGATATTGACCTATGAATCCACTTCCGTAACAGTTGGCTTAGCAAATGAAATTCACGAACTCTGCTTCAACAGAGGAGCAGATGCTTTTGCAGTTCTTGGTCTGATTGAACCTTGGAATACAGATGATGAGACTGCCTCGATTCTAATTTCCCATCTTTCAAATGGAAGCGAGGAGGAACTTGGTTGGCCAAGCCAGGTTCTCTGCTCAATTATCCTCCCCAAATTGTTCATGCTAGACAAGCCTGCCTCTCGCGTGCTAGTGACTTCAATAATAGAGTACTGCAGGAGGCATCAGAGGGCTGCTGTATATGCACTCTTGTTCCCCCTGATCCTCCGGGATGGAGGCATCAACCACCCCATCTGTGATGTGATCACAAGGATTATTAGGGAATGCTTGCACCCGGCTCATGTTTCTGCTTTCTGCCAGAAGCTTCTGTGCGGTGACGTGGCAGAAGAGAGGAAAATCATTTGCCTTCCCTGCCACAAATGTGTAATTTCCAATGAACTG